The Oncorhynchus tshawytscha isolate Ot180627B linkage group LG30, Otsh_v2.0, whole genome shotgun sequence genome includes a region encoding these proteins:
- the LOC112228650 gene encoding lysophosphatidic acid receptor 6: MRLKLNWKLHRLHQRMCTPENKETYFVLYSLELSRTSDCCFPQKRSHFFFVLTFINTPILQTLHHSSRKMYNSTLETDSISSLGLSQNNTSCFKSDGFKYTMYTSVFSLVFIVGLLFNMVAVYIFACTLKLRNETTTYMMNLVVSDLLFVLTLPFRIFYFINRDWPFGRVLCQLSVSLFYTNMYGSILFLTCITVDRFLAIVYPFRSQALRTKRNAKLACCAVWVLVLSGSLPTGFLLDTTSLRNENSNSSVNYCFENFSNNQWQSSLSKVVVFIETVGFLIPLLLNVFCSVSVLQTLRQPQAISRGGQLNKTKILRMIVVHLLIFCFCFIPYNVNLVFYALVRTKLLEGCTVESVVRTIYPITLCIAVTNCCFDPVIYYFTSETIQNSIKRKSMAVRNNKMSVRLQTDTLKSHSTMQNNLTTLREKVFHNESTV, from the coding sequence ATGAGGCTAAAGCTTAACTGGAAATTACATAGATTACATCAACGGATGTGTACCCCTGAAAATAAGGAAACTTATTTTGTACTCTATTCTTTGGAATTATCTCGTACAAGTGATTGCTGCTTTCCACAGAAACGTtcccattttttttttgtattgacATTCATCAACACTCCCATCCTCCAAACCCTACACCACTCCTCCCGAAAGATGTATAACAGCACTCTGGAGACTGATAGCATCAGTTCTCTGGGCTTGAGCCAAAACAACACGAGCTGCTTTAAGAGTGACGGCTTCAAGTACACCATGTACACTTCAGTCTTCAGCCTGGTCTTCATAGTCGGGTTGCTCTTCAACATGGTCGCAGTCTACATCTTTGCCTGCACGCTGAAGCTGCGTAACGAGACCACCACCTACATGATGAACCTGGTGGTGTCCGACCTGCTCTTCGTCCTCACCCTGCCCTTCAGGATCTTCTACTTCATCAACAGAGACTGGCCGTTCGGCAGGGTGCTCTGCCagctctcagtctccctcttctaCACCAACATGTACGGCAGCATCCTCTTCCTCACCTGCATCACCGTGGACCGCTTCCTGGCCATCGTCTACCCATTCCGATCACAGGCGCTGCGGACAAAACGGAACGCCAAGCTGGCCTGCTGTGCCGTGTGGGTGTTGGTGCTGTCTGGCAGCCTGCCGACGGGCTTCCTCCTGGACACCACCTCGCTCAGAAACGAAAACTCCAACTCCTCCGTCAACTACTGCTTCGAGAACTTCTCCAACAACCAGTGGCAGTCCAGTCTGTCCAAGGTGGTGGTGTTTATTGAGACAGTGGGATTCCTGATTCCGTTGTTACTCAACGTCTTCTGCTCGGTCTCGGTCCTCCAAACACTGCGCCAGCCCCAGGCCATCAGCCGTGGTGGCCAGCTCAACAAGACGAAGATTCTGAGGATGATCGTGGTTCATCTCCTCATTTTCTGCTTCTGCTTCATCCCTTATAATGTCAATCTGGTGTTCTATGCCCTGGTCCGCACCAAGCTGCTGGAAGGCTGCACTGTGGAGTCAGTGGTGAGGACCATCTACCCTATCACCCTCTGCATTGCGGTCACCAACTGCTGTTTTGACCCAGTCATCTACTACTTTACATCTGAGACCATCCAGAACTCCATCAAACGGAAGTCGATGGCAGTTCGCAACAATAAGATGTCCGTGAGGCTTCAGACAGACACGCTGAAGAGCCACAGCACCATGCAGAACAACCTGACAACTCTGAGAGAAAAAGTATTTCACAATGAATCCACTGTGTGA